Part of the Pelmatolapia mariae isolate MD_Pm_ZW linkage group LG3_W, Pm_UMD_F_2, whole genome shotgun sequence genome is shown below.
acaacattcaatgtTATCGCATTAATGTCAACTTTAATGcaatggtgttgtgtttattatgctgctcttttttgattgttttcttcCCCCCCCCTCTCAACAGGTGAATTTTCAACGGgagatttttcttctttttaaatagCCTTTCtcactgttaaaaaacaaaaaacaacttaacaGTTATTAATCTAGTCAGATCATACAGAAACAAGATGAAATAAACAAAGATGTGTATTTCATGAGTGATTTCGTACAGAGGCActgtaaaaaagtattttattaaacatgaaaaaaaactgtacatACTGCACTTCAAGTCTGCAATTAGGGATAAAACAATACTGATATGTACCATGACTGTGGCAAAGGGAGAGGTCACATGATGACCTAACATTCAAATATTAAAGATAAAGGTTTAAAACCTCACAGGGAGCGCTGTAACAGTTTAGAAAGGCCACACATACAAAATAATGGAAGACGTTTAGGGTTAAATCCTATAAAGTGTCATGTTGCACGTGTTCATCGTAAAGCTATATATCTAAGTGTAACTTTTACTGAATATTTGAAACCCTCAAACGATTTTAGCTTCTGTCCACCAGTTTGCAGTTAGAAAAATCTGTAACTGAGGTGTAGTGTTGTCTTCTTTGTTCCCCTTGTCTTCTTCAGAGCTCCCCGGCATCATGAATCTTTCCCTCTTCTACCTCCTCCTCCACACTTGTCTCCTCCTCAGCTCCTCCTTTGTTCCCCATGTCTCCTTTCCACACCTCCTTTAGACATtctgagggagggagagaaagaaaacatgaaggGCTGTGTGGTTTTCAGTTCACATTTCATGGCCAAACCGCAGGGCGGCAGCAGTAGGACTCCCTTACAGAAAAGGGCAGACATCAGTGATAACAGGAATAGCAATAATTCAATCAGAAACAGCATCAAAGATGAGTTTGGGTGCAGGTGGTTTGCAGGTAaccaaatgaaaacagaattggGTCTTTGCATGTACTCACACCACTTTTAAAGTTCCAGTTTATCCTAGAATCTGACGTCCTCTCTTTTGCTCACATACacactttaaaaatgttgtattgCATAAATGTTGTGATTTGACTTCAGGGCCTGTTTGAATTAACCCTGGGCTCAATTCAATTTACAAAACAGAGGAAATGAGAAGTTCTTATTTTCTCTGTTGCTTTTCCTGGTATATGAATGTAATCATTTTGGCAGGGTGTTCAGATTCTCAACAAAGTGCgacttaaaatataaatgtcatCTGCCAACCAGTAACTTGTTTTGGCATCATGCATCTCCCACCTTGCTCTGATGTCTCGAGGACGTGGTTCTCACAGAGGAAATTCTCCAGCCTCTGGTCCTGATGATGGAAGTACCAGCTCTCCACCACATCCTCAAACTGCTCCAGCATCGtctcacactaacacacaccAAGAAATTAATATCAATTAATTTAAGTGTACACTACATTAAACACATTTCCTCTTGGTTTCCATAGCAGCACCTGCATAATGCCCACCACAATATACTGTAATATGACTTTAAATGATTACATATACAGTGTCATCAAATAACTTATGCACTTTACAAAATGTGCAGCAAAACGTGCATTtaaatcaacacacacacacacacacacacacacacacacacacacacacacacacacacacacacacacacactcctaccTGTTTTTTCATGTCTGTCACCTCCACAGAGGGCTCATCCCACAGCTCGTACGGCATCCCCAAGTCCACTTTAACCCCTTTGTGTACCAGATTCTTCAGGGTCGTCATGGTCTGACTGGagccctgcagacacacaaacgagCTAAATGTCAGTCTGACACACAAACTGAACGCAATAAGGACCACGTGACCAACTTTTTAAATGCACAAGTATTAGAAAAACTGTTAGATTACCTTAGCATATCTCAGGCTGCCAGGCCTCTCTGCATGAACATTATACTCCAGGATGCGCTCGCATATGTTGTCTACAGCCTCAGTCAGCCGAGTTTCCCTGCATTCAAACACACGGGGTTTACTACTGGTCTCACAGTCAGACACAAGCCACAGCCTGCAGTACAGCTCGCACATGCCACAAAGAAATCCCATAAAAAAGCTTCAAATAAGTTGCATGTCCTCATTCAGAGATACCTACGAGGTGTTGTATTTGatctttttccttctcttgcCGGTGTCCAACACTTCTCCGACCTCCAAGACTTCACGGGAGCGAGCGGTTTTCTCCAGAGCGTCCTGCAGCTCGACTGTCAGAAACTTGCACACTGACCGAGATCAGAAATCACACGTTAACAAGGAGTTTGATAACTGTGGGCAGGTCCAAGATTAGCCGTTGGTGCTAGTTTCTGCTCCTACCTTCGCATTTGTTCGGCAGCCTCTCGTTTTCTTCCGCCGAAACAAAGCCGCAGAgccaaaacaaagacacaacgGCAAGTTTCATTGCAACGGTTCGCTTTAAAACCTGCGGGAAAAGTCAAACTACCACGAGTTTAAAGGCACAGGAGCCACATCGGCGTATTTGACGGCGAATTTAAACTGCGCATGCGTAGTGCGTCATAACAGACGTAACTAGTCGATGCATGATGCTGCGATGTCAGGGAAGATAGTCTATCCACAAACGTTAAAGAGCTCAGTTTTGAGTTCAGTTCTTTACTAATAAATGTACAAGCTCTTAGAATCAGGGTCACTTATTAttcttttaatgactttaatttaaagtattaatttttttttttaacatttttgaaaATGGGTTCCACTCTTAAAAGCAGAACAGTGGTGGCTCTGAAGGAAAAACGGGTTCCAAACCACTTCCAGCAACATGTGGCTAATAAAGTGGACAGTAATTGTATATATGGCAGAAATGTTTACAATATAATGCACAGAGATAtattaacatgaaataaaaggaTTATGCATATTGTCTCTAAacatattatttaaataaaatgatcataACCATGTAGCCACATGAATAACAAGGCATCATATCCAAATAGTGAAATATGTGAAAATGAATTTATGATTTTATGTGACATAAAGAATTTTTTAAGTCAAAACAACTGAATGAAACTACTGAAGTTTCAGCATGTTGCCAGGTCGCATGGATGTTAATTTATACATCATCAGCAAGTGTATTTCTAAAAATACAGAGTTTAACAAATGGATGCAAAACAGTAGTGTACACAATATGAAATCTAGATAGACAATTGCACAGATGGTCAGACTAAACAGAAGAATAATTAAAGCACAATCTGTTcttcgttttttgtttttgtttttttaatatatcaaTAGCTTGTCAGTTTTCACTCTGCTCCTCAATGTGTTTCTtaaaaagctgctgctgctgctgcagggtgttattattatatatatgaaCGGGGGATTATTGGCCTGGTGTTCAGCAGTGAAGTAGTTAACATAGGAGCTCTAGTCTCTTGGTTTCTCAGGTGTCAGGAGCAGCACACTCGACAGCAACAGATCAACAGATTCTCCAGCAGACTGTGAGGGAGAAGATagagaggagaagaaagaggagaagaGACTACACAGataagacagaaagagagaagcGAGGGAGTCACAGGCCATGTTCAAgtgagaagagaaaagagaagataTGAGACTCGAGGAGAAGAGGACAGAATGTGCACAGTCACCAAACAGAAAAGCCGAGGCAGCAGTAAGTGATATGAGCCcatatatacaaacacacaaccTTAGAAATCACATTTGTTGATGTTCTTCAGATGATGTCAGAGGATAAACTGTTTGTCTTGAACGTCTGAACCTTGAGTCACTGCAGTAACTGTGTGAGGATTTCCAAGGCTCTAATTGTGTTATGACACCTGGTGTGGCGGCTGTCTGTCTATTGTCTGAGTGGAGGGAGAtaaagttacacacacacacatatacgctcATGCATCAGCTCTAAAAACTGCACACACAGTCATGGTGTGAGGAGTTGTGTTTCACgttcaattttttttcatcCAGGTCCAATGGCACAAATATGACACTGAGTTAATTACCTGGTGGAGGTGTAGCAAACACTCCTGACACATTCAGAGGAAGGGACAACATTAACTGCCGCTGACTCTGGGATAAGGAAGAGGAAAAAGTGGACACATGttggctgtttttgttgttgtttttggggttttttaattATCGTCACAAAATGAGGATGACTAAATGACTAAGGGAATCCACTGACGGGGCTCAGCACAAAGGTCCATCTTAGGAAGCAAGTGGATAAACTTCCAGACTTGAAGGTAAAATATATGTTTATAGAGCCATGGCAACAATGTGGGTCTACTTTTCAAATTTACTAAATAACAATATTAAGaattgtaatttaataaaacTTAAAGTCGATGCACTATGAACACTAAAAAGTGAGTACTGGAGCAGGTGATCTGCCAAACTAATGCACTAACCAAGCAAACTATTGTAGGAAAAATCATTTACTAAGCAATTAAAGTCTCATGAAGTCCAAAAAACTAGTAGACCTTAAAGGTAGAGTTTTTATTGGGAATTTTTAAGGAAAGACAAAATTATATACGTTTGTAAATTTATCTTAAATACCTTGTGTTGAATGACTAGTGATATCTCGTTATTATCTTAGTTGATTACCTGAAGTGAGCTTATACATAAAACACTATAAACAGGGAATCTGATCAGCAACTATGATTTTTATTAACCTAAGATTGTTTTAAACTATATGAAAAAAATTGATATAAAAAATGGATTGCAAAAGCTACTATAAATCTGACTTTGAACCCTGTACTTTTTGCTATTGGCATATTTACAGATTTGTGGTATATGCTCCTGCTACAGTATACTTTCGCCTGTTCATGCTGTTGGCAAACTGATAATGACGTtgtgaaaaatatataaataacaaaataaaacaaaaagcaggtctgataaatgttatttatatgcTTAAAAAAGTTAATTTTAGCCTGTTGctaggtggttgctaggcaacatgaaGGCCTCATAGAATATTATGCTTACCTCAACTTTTGTGGATAAAACTGAGACGTTATtgttgtgaaattaaaataaacaaaaaatgtttatgCCCAAAATACCGACTTTGATTacatataaattaataaattcaaaCACTTTGACTTAATTGGTATACTTTCAGTTTATTAATCATTCCTGAATGATTAATTATTCAAATACAAGAACTTTGATTTGATGCTCACTGGGAGCGAATGAtgatttgttttgtgtgtgttaggaTACATTTTATAAAGTGTTGCATAAATGAAAAAGGGTCATTTTAGTCGATTGctaggtggttgctaggcaacgtAATAACACGTTAATATcggaaaaatataaaaacattcaaaggcCTAAGATGTATTTGTGTGCCAGATATGGTTGCTCAACTAGGTGGCGTTCACAATCagtgaaacaaataaacacacagcaaGACAAAGATTTCATTCACTGTAATAAAATTCATTATTCCACGTAGTGAATTTGGTTTTCGGTATAACAAAAATAGACTCAGATCAGGCTCATCCGAAATAACGACCATCTGTTTAAAGAGTCAAAGTAGTGcacagcaacaaaacaaacatgtagCACCTGCAGATAAATTCATAGAAATGTTACTAGAAGtactaaaaataaaactcagtcTAGTTGTGAGAAAGGCAACATCACCAACATCAGCATCTAATCCAAAAGCATCAAGGAAAAGACATTCATCAATTCCTGCAGCTTGATGTcgtaaaaatgtgtgtttatagATTTTCCTTCACATTTGGGACGTCTGTGAAAAGATTGTAtgagaaaaaaagccaaaaaatagACTTCACCAAAAAGTGATAACACTGACCTCCTGGCACACTCTCTCTGGCACTGAATCATTCtgctacacaaacacaaacagttaACGCTCAACTATGCTCATACTGCTGACTCTGCCTGAGTTCATATCACTGATGACTAAAACAGTGCCGTTACTTTATTGCTGTCCTCACCCTGTGCCCCCAAAATACACACTGACCCCACAGAACACCCCCCAGCTACCTCTGCCATGAGCTACATACCCCTTTAGATTCAGTTCAATTAGTTCAATGTTATGTAGCCTGCATATTAATACTTACACAGTTGTTTCTATGTGCTTACTCAGTCTTGGATGTTATACTTGCATCATCAGGATTTTCAGCAAAAACTTAAAATATGCTACATTAGGTGGttttatgtacattttaaattaatacACTTTGTGAATTTCAATGAACTTTTATTAATAAGTTAAACAATGACAGTGTTTGCAgttttactttgacattttGGTTAAGTGGGAATTATATGAACTGTGGGGTTTACCTTAATGGGACGGCACAGAAAAGTCTCTAGGCAAGTTGCAGCCGGTCAGTGTGATGTGATATGTTTGTAATGTTTAGTTGGGcgaaacaaataataatattaagtGAAGTAGTGTGAAAGGTCTCAACTGTCATTGAAACAGCAAAGTCATTGGCATCTATCAATCTGGAAGGtattacaaagccatttctaaggctttgagTCTCCGGTGAACCACGGTGAGAGCCATCAtccaaaaaggaagaaaacttggaacagtgtgaaccttcccaggagggaCCGGCCTACCAAAATTAACAGAAGAGGGCATTAACGACTCATCCAgctcacaaaagaacccagaacagcATCTAAAGAACTGATTGTCTCACATTtaccaaaaaaacattttgatcatcaattcaataaaatttcatttataaagcaccaaatcacagcatcagttgcctcaaggtactttatattgtaaaaatcctacaataatacaaaggaAACAGAgtaaaccccaacaatcatatgattgCCCAGTGAGCATGCTGTGAGCATATCCCCGCACTACTTTAGCAGTGCATAGCTCCAGTTTCTTACAGTATGTTCTCTGACCCTCTCTCCCCTTTCTCATCTGCTTTCCACCTTCCTTTAAGGCCTCTGAGGCCCAACCAGGATGCCAGAACGAGTGTATGACTTCCAGGGCCAGAGTTTTCACAAGCTGCGGCGGGCCTGCCTCCGTCGAGGAGCGCTCTTCAAGGATCCTCTATTCCCTGCCACAGACCAGTCCCTCTTTTACAAGAGACAGCCTCCACCGGGTCTGACCTGGAAGAGGCCGAGGGTGAGTTAGACGTGAAGTGTAaaatagaattttttttgttttttaacttgaaaTACATCTCCTCCCCTTCCACATCTAAACTGAGTTGCTGCCTCCACATGTTGCATTTCAGCAGATTGGGTTAATTAAAGCACTTTCTATTAAAGGACAGGCGTCATGTCAGCTGGTGAAACCTTAGCCCTCAGGGAGCAAGTCGATGACGGACCGCTGTATTAGTGGGATTGTGGGTGTGTATAGCTGAGTATAGAAAAAGCACAAGCCAATTTAAATAGCCCAGGTGTTTTTACCACACTGTTGTGATGGGTACAGCTGTCTAACTATAGGTTTTTATTGCGTCCACAGAGAGCTAAGGGTGTGGCAATACACTTGGATTAAACCAGTGAAATGTTAAGGTGAATTGAGGTCGAAGGGATTGTTGTTTAGTGTGGATATTTATCAGACATTTGATGGTCCAGTAACTTTATGATTACAGAGTTTTATGCCCGTCTGACATGTTTTAATTTTCAGGACACTGATCCTCACTGTGCTGTGCTGAGGAAAATCTGTTTAATCCAAACGGTGAAACATGTGAAAGGATCAGAAATCCCTGGGTATTTCCCATCGGGGTCATTAGTTCAAGGAGTTCATTCAGTATATTTGCCAGGCCTTCAGTGCTCTTAATGTGAAACGCTGCTGACGATTAATTTGTTGACTCAGAGCTGGAGAGAAAGGGTTAAAGGTATTGTGTTCCTAATGCACTACTCGGGTATTTTAAGCGTGTATCAACACAGATGATAGGGTGTCACCTGTCGCTTCACCCTgctggcacacaaacacaaacacaccctaACTTCCCATTTGCTATCAAAACTATCCAGTTCATAATTTCCGTGGTCTCATCTGAAGCTTGTTACGAACATGATAGCCTCGTAAAGAAGGTTTATTTCTTGTCTAGTGTTACAGCTGAAGAAGTTATGGCCACCCAGAGTGTATctttctgcgtgtgtgtgtgcagtgacaCCTCTACAGTTACCTGATCCCATCCAAAGTGAGAGCAGAAGGTCTACACACACAGGATCTGTCTCCTCAGCAGTGCTTTGACATCCTGACTGAATCAGCCCGCAGGCCCCATAAAACTCTGTGATGATACGAGCTGCTGCAGTCATTAATGACAGTGCTTGCTCCACTTAACTGTGTCGTTTAAAGCTGCTTCACGAAACAACCTGCTTTTAGAGATGAACTCACCGATAATAATGAACACCGACCTTCCTTTCAGCTTTAGATTTAGGTTCAAGCCTGCTACTATCATCACAGGATCTCACATCCCAGGTGGACACAGATGCCATTCACCCCATTAGCTGTCACGCAGTGATGAACAATCCCTGTATTTTCCTAGAAATGTGTAGGTAGGAGCTCATTGGCTCCTTGATGCACAAATAAGAAATGAACCTGCTGTTGCTGATAAGGTGGAAAAACTGTGGTCCAAACTTAGGATACGAAAGTGACGACCAGAAACTGTGGTCACTTGAGGTTAGCTTCAAGCgggaagaaaaactcccttttaacaggaagaaatctccagcaagaccaggctcagggagggttGGCtgtctgctgcgaccggttggagtgagaggaggaagacagggcaaagacacgctgtggataTACAGTCTATTGCTGAAGCGTTATTGTTTTCCTGCAGCCTGCGAGGTGATTGCTAACTACGTCGCAGATTTTTTGTCATAAGCCTgatctctcttcctctccaggAGATTTGTAAGGACCCCCGTCTGTTTGTCGATGGCATCAGCACTCGTGATTTGCACCAAGGAAGTCTGGGTAACTGCTGGATGGTGGCAGCCATTTCCTGCCTGGCGTCTGAGCCATCACTATGGAAAaaggttgtgtgtgtttttcccctCACCTTCTTCACAATCAtctttcctctttttccttATTCTTTACTATCGTCCCTACTCTGCATTCTCTGCATTTCCTCCTAGTTCCTTCCTTGTCTCTCTTCAACCTTCCTTATCCACTTCTCTCCTCTTCCCAGGTCATCCCCGATCATTTGAATCAGGAGTGGAATCCAAAGCGTCCTGACTTGTATGCAGGAATTTTCCATTTCAGGTTCTGGCGTCTTGGTCGCTGGATGGATGTTGTTGTAGATGATCACCTGCCTGTCAGTGAGGATGGAGTGCTGCTCTTCTGCCGTTCGGCAACACCACGAGAGTTCTGGAGCGCCCTGCTGGAAAAGGCCTACGCCAAGTGAGCATCAGCAGAAAATGCTGGTTTTGATATTTGATGGGACTGTTGTTAATTTTATGCAGGCTGCTGAACCTACGTCTTGACTGCCACAACCACTACTTATGGCAATCCTAATGTCTAATGATCCTGAATCAATCACTCAATCCCTCTCTCGCCTTTTAGACTTAACGGCTGCTACGAGGCCTTGGAGGGAGGGAACACTGCAGAGGCCCTGATCGACTTCACTGGTGGAGTTTCAGAGCCTCTCAGTCTGGATAGTGAGGCCCTGAGACTGCACAGTGACCAGAGGAGGGCGCTCTTCCAGACTTTAACCAAGGTCCATGAATGTAAATCACTCATCACTTGCTCCATACGGGTAGGGCTTCTGAGTCTTGAACATTTTGAAAAACTGGTAAAGAGATGGGTTGAAATGATTTCACTGTTTCACGTTTCTCAGCCTGCAGAGGGAGAGACCGTGGAGTCAGTGCTGGAGTGTGGGCTCGTGCGAGGACACGCCTACGGGATCACGGCAGTGAGGAAGGTGAGGTTGGGGGAGAAGGTACTGAAGACAGGCGGGACATCCAGACTCTTTATGGTCCGCATGAGGAACCCGTGGGGGACCACAGATTGGACCGGTGCCTGGAGTCAGAGGTGAGAGGTGACTTTGAACTCTTTGCATTGGCTTCTGCCACATGTCAGACTGCTGAGAGCA
Proteins encoded:
- the cnpy4 gene encoding protein canopy 4, with the translated sequence MKLAVVSLFWLCGFVSAEENERLPNKCEVCKFLTVELQDALEKTARSREVLEVGEVLDTGKRRKKIKYNTSETRLTEAVDNICERILEYNVHAERPGSLRYAKGSSQTMTTLKNLVHKGVKVDLGMPYELWDEPSVEVTDMKKQCETMLEQFEDVVESWYFHHQDQRLENFLCENHVLETSEQECLKEVWKGDMGNKGGAEEETSVEEEVEEGKIHDAGEL